The Actinomycetota bacterium genome window below encodes:
- a CDS encoding GAF domain-containing protein has translation MSSVEDANLKLNAIYQVNEALRELPELGDFSKALVAETVNALGASICTFTLWDEKGNLTRVAEIGPGTDDDHFMNLEKRITLEAIEKMSPIRRTDDFLVGEELFCISAPLRLKDKAMGALLVCSLHPLSQDDERFLSALAGQAALSIETNKLRERIGLETTEFFSIVEIGKAINSVLDLNELLNLICRIAIQLVRGETSSVMLLDNLAGELTIEAACGLDEDIIRRAKVKLGEQIAGWVAEKGIPLLLTDVTKDTRFKNLTRKKRKIKSALCVPLKKKEEIIGVLSVDIIESDYRFSEEDLELLSILAEQAAVAIENARSYAKVQDLYLNTIRALTLTVEARESYTKGHSQRVSDYAVAIARKLGLARDFIEVLQYAGLLHDVGKITIDEGVLLKPGALTAKEREIIETHPHESVRILESIIFLNQVIPIIRHHHERYDGRGYVDKLGGENIPIGSRILAVADAFEAMTSERSYRPALTVEQAVAELKKCSGTQFDPKIVEVFLSIIE, from the coding sequence GTGAGTTCAGTGGAAGATGCCAATTTAAAGCTCAATGCCATATATCAGGTGAATGAGGCACTTCGAGAGCTGCCTGAATTGGGCGATTTTTCAAAGGCGCTCGTGGCAGAGACGGTGAATGCTCTCGGGGCATCCATTTGCACCTTTACCCTCTGGGATGAGAAGGGAAACTTAACCAGGGTAGCGGAAATTGGTCCCGGAACCGATGATGACCATTTCATGAATCTGGAGAAGCGCATCACCTTGGAGGCGATTGAAAAAATGTCTCCAATCCGAAGGACTGATGACTTCCTCGTGGGGGAAGAGCTTTTCTGTATATCCGCTCCCCTCCGCCTTAAGGATAAAGCCATGGGAGCACTTCTCGTTTGCTCTCTTCATCCTTTAAGCCAAGATGATGAGCGATTCCTTTCAGCCCTCGCTGGTCAGGCGGCCTTGTCCATTGAAACAAACAAACTTAGGGAAAGAATCGGGCTGGAAACAACGGAGTTCTTTAGTATCGTTGAGATTGGAAAGGCGATCAATTCCGTTCTCGATCTTAATGAGCTTTTGAATCTGATTTGCCGCATTGCCATACAACTGGTGAGGGGAGAGACATCCTCCGTGATGCTTCTGGATAATCTGGCTGGAGAGCTTACAATCGAAGCCGCTTGCGGTTTGGACGAGGACATCATCAGGAGGGCGAAGGTGAAATTGGGTGAACAAATCGCCGGTTGGGTGGCGGAGAAAGGAATTCCATTGCTGCTTACCGATGTAACCAAGGACACCCGCTTTAAAAACTTGACTCGAAAGAAAAGGAAAATAAAATCCGCTCTCTGCGTACCCCTAAAGAAGAAGGAGGAAATCATAGGAGTATTAAGCGTGGATATCATCGAATCCGATTATAGATTTTCCGAGGAAGATTTGGAACTGCTGAGCATTTTGGCAGAACAGGCGGCAGTTGCCATTGAAAACGCTCGATCCTACGCCAAGGTTCAGGATTTATATTTAAATACCATCCGTGCCCTTACCCTGACCGTTGAAGCTCGGGAGAGCTATACCAAAGGTCATTCCCAGCGGGTCTCAGATTATGCCGTTGCCATCGCCCGAAAGTTGGGTCTCGCGAGAGACTTTATCGAAGTGCTACAATACGCGGGACTTTTGCATGATGTGGGCAAGATAACAATAGATGAAGGGGTACTGCTCAAACCCGGTGCTCTGACAGCCAAGGAGCGCGAAATAATCGAGACCCATCCACATGAGAGCGTGAGAATTCTTGAATCCATAATTTTCCTTAATCAGGTTATCCCCATCATCCGCCATCATCATGAGAGATACGATGGTCGAGGTTACGTGGATAAGCTGGGAGGAGAAAATATCCCCATCGGATCCCGCATATTGGCTGTGGCGGATGCCTTTGAGGCGATGACTTCGGAGCGTTCTTACAGACCCGCTTTGACTGTGGAGCAAGCCGTTGCTGAGCTTAAGAAGTGTTCAGGAACGCAATTCGATCCCAAAATAGTCGAAGTTTTCCTATCCATAATCGAATAG
- a CDS encoding sugar phosphate isomerase/epimerase family protein yields the protein MKLGVMNHPARDPIQEIRWIGENDFDFVDLTLEPTRAYALDIDVEGIQKVLEEHKVDIVGHTSPFLAIASPFPNLRQASYEELMRCLEVFARLGARKMSVHLDHKLVCFLPENQLIENNIEVLSKLAQRAQDYGIKILVEHFGGAFSKGTGISKVLDAIPQIGFNLDVGHANLFTGRNQTEEFLRLFSDRLKHVHISDNKGGEDDLHLPIGAGNINWKEIIRLLKGYQYNDTITLEIFSHDRDYLLMSRDKVRQLWTS from the coding sequence ATGAAATTAGGGGTAATGAATCATCCTGCTAGAGACCCAATCCAGGAAATAAGATGGATCGGTGAAAATGATTTTGATTTTGTGGATTTGACCCTGGAGCCCACCAGAGCCTATGCACTGGACATCGATGTGGAGGGAATCCAAAAAGTCCTTGAAGAGCATAAAGTGGATATAGTGGGCCATACTTCCCCATTTTTGGCTATTGCTTCACCTTTCCCTAATCTAAGACAAGCTTCTTATGAAGAATTGATGAGATGTTTGGAGGTCTTTGCAAGGCTTGGGGCTCGAAAGATGAGTGTCCATCTCGATCATAAATTGGTCTGCTTTTTACCTGAGAATCAATTAATTGAGAATAACATCGAAGTTCTATCTAAGTTAGCCCAAAGGGCTCAGGATTATGGGATAAAAATCCTCGTGGAGCACTTCGGAGGCGCTTTCTCCAAAGGCACTGGAATTTCGAAAGTTTTGGATGCAATACCGCAGATAGGATTCAATCTCGATGTTGGACATGCAAACCTATTCACTGGAAGGAATCAAACTGAGGAGTTCTTAAGGCTTTTCTCCGATCGATTGAAGCACGTTCATATCTCCGACAATAAGGGCGGGGAGGACGATTTACATTTACCCATCGGGGCGGGAAACATAAATTGGAAGGAAATAATTCGCTTGCTTAAAGGATACCAATATAACGATACTATAACCTTGGAGATTTTTTCCCATGATCGCGATTATTTGCTGATGAGTCGAGATAAGGTAAGGCAGTTGTGGACGTCATAA
- a CDS encoding stage 0 sporulation family protein: protein MPRVVGVVFREAGKVYYFNPRRLDLKVGDNVIVKTSRGLEFGEVVMLPQDIPEDELTAPLKKVIRKATQEDRTQVEKNRAKEKEAFETCEEKIKEHGLPMKLVDVEYVFDKSRIVFYFTAEERVDFRALVKDLASIFRTRIELRQIGVRDEAKMIGGIGPCGRRLCCTLFLSDFEPVSIRMAKEQDLPLNPLKISGICGRLMCCLKYEYEWYKEFKSKAPAGE, encoded by the coding sequence ATGCCCAGGGTCGTTGGAGTTGTATTCAGAGAAGCCGGGAAGGTCTACTATTTCAATCCCCGTAGATTGGATTTGAAGGTGGGCGATAACGTAATAGTCAAAACCTCCCGAGGGTTGGAATTTGGAGAGGTAGTTATGCTACCCCAAGATATCCCCGAGGATGAGCTCACCGCTCCCTTGAAGAAGGTGATAAGGAAGGCAACGCAGGAAGATAGGACTCAGGTGGAAAAGAATCGAGCCAAGGAGAAGGAAGCCTTTGAGACCTGCGAGGAAAAGATAAAGGAGCATGGGCTTCCAATGAAGCTCGTTGACGTGGAATACGTATTCGATAAAAGCAGGATAGTTTTCTATTTCACGGCTGAGGAAAGGGTTGACTTTAGAGCGCTGGTCAAAGACCTTGCATCCATTTTCCGCACCCGAATCGAGCTCAGGCAGATCGGGGTCCGGGACGAAGCGAAGATGATTGGGGGAATCGGTCCCTGTGGACGGCGGTTGTGTTGCACCTTATTCTTGAGCGATTTCGAGCCCGTCTCCATCCGCATGGCTAAAGAGCAGGATTTACCGCTTAATCCCCTCAAGATATCGGGTATTTGTGGTAGGCTCATGTGTTGTTTAAAATATGAATATGAGTGGTATAAGGAATTCAAGAGCAAAGCCCCCGCAGGGGAATGA
- the holB gene encoding DNA polymerase III subunit delta', translating into MIWSKIVGQPEVITWLQKAIESGRLSHAYLFWGPTGVGKRTIAKVFASALNCRDGGCGSCLSCIKIDHETHPDIFFIEPEGNFLNIDQIRELQREVSLKPFEGKIRVCILDEVDRMTSPAANALLKTLEEPPPDLIFILITANLEGILPTIVSRCQLIRFKLVPSSKMVDILVTKYGMDRNQARLITLVSGGILGNALSLAASSWRLRRREIVLDIVERIWDAGAVELSEAAGRLISEVKRPLRDLKEIQKKELETIEDLAFDKAHAMRMRKRLDQRHKRETSHQERRGFEEILNILASWYRDLLILTPIYRGENLLVNMDRIESLKRLSRNISLSQAQKAIEIIEGTKQLMRFNVNMHLAFEVLLFKLQEV; encoded by the coding sequence ATGATTTGGAGTAAAATCGTTGGTCAGCCCGAGGTTATTACCTGGCTTCAAAAAGCCATCGAAAGCGGAAGGTTAAGTCACGCTTATTTATTTTGGGGACCAACAGGAGTGGGCAAGCGAACTATAGCCAAGGTTTTTGCTTCGGCTTTAAATTGTAGGGATGGTGGCTGTGGCAGCTGTCTATCCTGCATCAAGATAGACCATGAGACTCACCCCGATATTTTCTTTATTGAACCGGAGGGGAATTTCCTAAATATCGATCAAATCCGTGAACTCCAGCGTGAGGTCAGTCTCAAACCTTTTGAAGGAAAAATAAGGGTTTGCATTCTAGACGAGGTTGATAGGATGACCTCACCCGCTGCTAATGCACTCCTTAAGACCCTTGAGGAACCACCTCCGGATTTGATCTTCATACTCATCACAGCCAACTTGGAAGGGATTCTCCCAACAATAGTATCTCGATGCCAACTGATCCGTTTTAAATTAGTCCCTTCCTCGAAGATGGTGGATATATTGGTGACCAAGTATGGAATGGATAGGAATCAAGCCAGGTTAATAACCTTGGTTAGTGGAGGAATACTTGGAAATGCCTTAAGTCTCGCTGCATCTTCATGGAGATTGAGAAGGCGAGAGATTGTCTTGGATATTGTCGAAAGGATTTGGGATGCAGGTGCAGTGGAGCTCTCTGAAGCAGCTGGACGGCTCATCTCGGAGGTTAAAAGGCCTTTGAGAGATCTCAAAGAGATACAGAAAAAAGAACTTGAAACTATCGAGGATTTGGCCTTTGACAAGGCACATGCGATGCGCATGAGAAAGAGGCTTGATCAGCGTCATAAACGGGAGACAAGTCACCAGGAACGTCGGGGTTTTGAGGAAATATTGAACATCTTGGCCTCATGGTATCGAGACTTGCTGATACTTACCCCGATATATCGGGGTGAAAATTTACTGGTCAATATGGATCGTATCGAGAGTCTTAAACGACTCTCTAGGAATATTTCTCTCTCACAGGCTCAAAAGGCCATTGAGATTATTGAAGGAACTAAACAGTTAATGAGATTCAATGTTAATATGCATTTAGCATTTGAAGTGTTGCTATTCAAATTGCAGGAGGTTTAA
- a CDS encoding GGDEF domain-containing protein — protein MEELLYWERNLATIRWIAILACAFLSPLYPEAKINLFPILALGFFAILHSIGVFLYVQGQEKISLSSSYFISLVDALLILLFVHYTGGIHSPFHLLIVLSLISIALRYDLPQIVMATFSESFGYVFIILIKRQLFPLSAFAYRVSSALVLFFVTAMYVGVQSRRERRTYLRRTREMEKLESKVEELICIDDLTGLYNLSYFQERLNEEIKRTERYGTKLSLLVFDIDHFRNYNDLHGSTNGDKILQLLGRLLKNNTRDIDIPVRYGGEEPALLLPETGKEGAFSVAERIRRLVEEGEFPHQETQPHGTLTVSCGVATYPTDAVTRKEFIDAANVALYKAKREGRNRVCLYSGEI, from the coding sequence GTGGAAGAACTCCTTTATTGGGAGAGAAATTTGGCCACGATAAGATGGATAGCCATTTTAGCCTGTGCCTTCCTTTCCCCATTGTATCCGGAAGCTAAGATAAATTTATTCCCCATCCTTGCCTTGGGATTCTTTGCCATTCTTCATAGCATTGGGGTTTTCCTGTATGTCCAAGGTCAAGAGAAGATCAGCCTTTCTTCGAGCTATTTTATCTCCCTCGTGGATGCTCTGCTTATTTTACTCTTTGTGCATTACACGGGGGGAATTCATAGTCCTTTTCATCTTTTGATCGTTCTTTCTTTGATTTCCATCGCTTTGCGCTATGATTTACCTCAAATTGTGATGGCCACCTTCTCTGAAAGTTTTGGGTATGTTTTCATCATTCTCATAAAACGTCAGCTATTTCCGTTAAGTGCCTTCGCCTATCGGGTTTCATCGGCGCTCGTTCTCTTCTTTGTAACCGCTATGTATGTGGGCGTTCAAAGTAGGCGGGAGAGGCGGACTTACCTAAGGCGGACAAGAGAGATGGAGAAGCTCGAGAGCAAGGTGGAGGAGTTAATTTGTATTGATGATTTAACCGGGCTATATAATTTAAGTTATTTTCAAGAGCGTCTGAATGAGGAGATTAAACGAACCGAACGTTATGGAACTAAATTATCATTGTTGGTGTTTGACATCGATCATTTTAGAAACTATAACGACCTACACGGTTCTACCAATGGCGACAAGATTCTTCAGTTGCTGGGGCGGCTGTTAAAAAATAACACAAGAGATATAGATATACCCGTTAGATACGGTGGCGAAGAGCCAGCACTTCTCCTCCCTGAGACTGGCAAAGAGGGAGCTTTTAGTGTTGCCGAAAGGATCAGGAGGTTGGTTGAAGAGGGGGAATTCCCGCATCAAGAGACTCAACCCCATGGCACCCTCACCGTAAGCTGTGGAGTAGCTACATATCCCACGGATGCCGTAACGCGGAAGGAATTCATTGACGCTGCCAATGTAGCTCTTTATAAAGCCAAGCGCGAGGGCAGAAACAGAGTTTGTCTTTATAGTGGAGAAATTTGA
- the galT gene encoding galactose-1-phosphate uridylyltransferase: MPELRQDIVTGRWVVIATERALRPESFTRVKTEEVETTAACPFCYGNEALTPPEIMAYRPKNTLPDTPGWTIRVVPNKYPAFVPEYPGRHGKPLVSEGMYPSMVAIGAHEVIISSPDHYKSLALLSKSQVMKIISSYRDRYLALKEDSRIRYILIIVNHGREAGASIEHPHSQVFAVPLLPATIKEELVGAYSFFEREKSCIFCHMIEHELQEGKSVILESKNYIVFAPYASRVPFELWIMPKEHKPSFETIRFSEIEDLASILRTILGKLYKGLSDPPYNYFIHTCPPLGNGRPATPGPEHREMGIPPIGPEDMIPRVYHWHIEILPKLSTAAGFEMGTGIMINIATPENVAEYLREMSV; this comes from the coding sequence GTGCCAGAATTGAGGCAGGATATAGTCACAGGGAGGTGGGTGGTGATCGCCACCGAGAGAGCTTTACGACCCGAAAGTTTCACTCGGGTGAAAACGGAGGAAGTAGAAACCACGGCTGCCTGCCCCTTTTGTTACGGCAATGAGGCCCTTACGCCCCCCGAGATCATGGCCTATCGACCGAAAAACACCCTTCCGGATACCCCTGGATGGACAATAAGGGTCGTTCCCAATAAGTACCCCGCCTTTGTTCCTGAATACCCAGGTAGACATGGTAAGCCACTTGTGAGTGAAGGGATGTACCCATCGATGGTTGCCATAGGTGCACACGAAGTCATCATAAGTAGTCCGGATCATTATAAAAGTCTGGCATTGCTTTCGAAATCTCAGGTGATGAAGATCATTTCATCCTATAGAGATCGGTATTTAGCCCTAAAGGAGGATTCCCGAATAAGATATATCTTGATCATCGTGAATCATGGGAGGGAAGCCGGGGCTTCGATAGAGCATCCCCACTCTCAAGTTTTCGCCGTACCACTTTTACCAGCAACCATAAAGGAGGAGCTCGTGGGAGCATACAGCTTTTTTGAGCGTGAAAAAAGCTGCATTTTTTGTCACATGATAGAACACGAGTTGCAGGAGGGCAAAAGTGTTATCTTGGAGAGCAAAAATTATATCGTCTTTGCCCCCTATGCCTCCCGAGTTCCCTTTGAGCTGTGGATAATGCCGAAAGAACACAAACCCTCCTTCGAGACCATAAGGTTTAGTGAAATTGAGGATTTAGCCTCCATTTTAAGGACCATTTTAGGCAAACTTTACAAAGGATTATCCGATCCACCATATAATTATTTTATCCACACCTGTCCGCCCCTCGGCAATGGCAGGCCCGCAACCCCTGGGCCAGAGCATAGAGAGATGGGAATTCCCCCAATTGGACCAGAGGATATGATTCCTCGGGTATATCATTGGCATATCGAAATCCTCCCAAAGTTATCTACAGCCGCTGGATTTGAAATGGGCACGGGAATCATGATTAACATCGCCACTCCTGAAAATGTGGCTGAGTACTTGAGGGAAATGAGTGTTTAG
- a CDS encoding trypsin-like peptidase domain-containing protein gives MLGLMQNEVPPQPTQRTSKVLLIGLAFLMVALISAIIGGIIASFVVPYVFGVDPLKLLSGKYLEPSSLSLRYEPPLQKIKIFSTSDPVVAVAQKVQPSVVNIRTKMIMSDLFHEDMVAKGIGSGVIFRKDGYILTNYHVIEDAKEIWVTIGTEEDIKGTVLGVDPETDLAVVKVDKKNLPAAELGSVKDVKVGELAVAIGSPFGFEHTVTAGVISALNRTISTADPHKEVVKTFTNLIQTDAAINPGNSGGALCNSKGQVIGINTLIYSTTGGYQGIGFATPIDTAIDVANQLIKKGKVSHPYIGILGQTVDKEYAKKHGLKVDHGAIIVEVVEDSPAGEVGLERGDIIIVFDGKPIKNMDELIEAIRSKEVGDKVKVTYLRDDKKTTVQLTLAEKPRRF, from the coding sequence ATGCTTGGATTGATGCAGAATGAAGTTCCTCCACAACCAACCCAGAGGACATCCAAAGTTTTACTGATTGGTCTGGCCTTTTTAATGGTTGCTTTGATAAGTGCCATCATTGGGGGAATCATAGCCTCCTTTGTGGTTCCCTATGTGTTTGGAGTGGATCCCCTCAAACTCCTTAGTGGAAAATATCTAGAGCCATCTTCGCTCAGCCTGAGGTACGAACCCCCATTACAGAAGATCAAGATATTCAGCACCTCCGACCCCGTGGTTGCCGTGGCTCAAAAGGTTCAGCCCTCCGTGGTTAACATCAGAACCAAGATGATCATGTCCGACCTTTTCCACGAGGATATGGTGGCAAAGGGCATTGGCTCAGGGGTTATCTTCAGAAAGGATGGATATATTTTGACCAACTATCATGTAATCGAAGATGCCAAGGAGATTTGGGTAACCATAGGTACCGAGGAAGATATCAAGGGCACCGTTTTGGGGGTGGACCCAGAAACCGATTTGGCAGTGGTCAAAGTGGATAAGAAAAACCTACCCGCCGCTGAGCTTGGTTCCGTCAAGGATGTAAAGGTCGGGGAGTTGGCGGTGGCCATCGGAAGTCCCTTTGGTTTCGAACACACCGTAACTGCGGGGGTCATCAGCGCTTTAAATAGGACGATATCCACAGCCGATCCCCATAAGGAGGTGGTAAAGACCTTCACCAACCTCATACAGACCGATGCGGCCATAAATCCCGGCAATAGTGGAGGAGCTCTGTGTAATTCCAAGGGACAGGTCATAGGGATTAATACACTGATATATTCCACCACGGGGGGCTATCAGGGCATAGGTTTTGCCACCCCCATAGATACGGCCATCGATGTAGCAAATCAGCTCATCAAGAAGGGAAAGGTGAGCCACCCCTATATCGGTATCTTAGGTCAAACGGTGGATAAAGAATACGCCAAGAAGCATGGATTAAAGGTAGATCATGGAGCAATCATCGTAGAGGTAGTTGAGGATAGTCCCGCTGGAGAGGTGGGACTTGAGCGAGGCGATATCATCATCGTCTTCGATGGCAAACCCATTAAGAATATGGATGAGCTCATTGAAGCCATAAGGAGCAAAGAGGTTGGAGACAAGGTAAAGGTGACTTACCTTCGTGATGATAAGAAGACAACTGTGCAGTTGACATTGGCGGAGAAACCTCGAAGATTTTAG